CTTCAAGGACTTCATGGAGGAGGCGCTGGAAGGTCAGCCCCCCGTGCCTTTCCGCCGCCCATCGGGCATCCGCAACGTGATGGTGAATGCCAAGACGGGCGCCCGCGCCAATCCCGGTGACGGCAACGTGATCTGGGAAGCCTTCAAGGCTGGAACCGAGCCGACGGATGAAATGTATATGCTCGACGAGGGCGGAATCAGGGTTTTGCCCTCTTACAATTACGACTACGCCGACTCCTACACCCCCGCCAGCGGCGACTACCCCGGCGAGGATATCCCGCCCTACAATCCCGACGCCCCCTACAAGCCACCCCCGGCTCAGGAATCGCCCGGCGTGGATACCGGAACGGGGGGCATTTACTAACCCTCCCTCCAGCCGAAAGGTTTTCTGTGATGATCCCCGCGCCCGTTTTCACGATCCTTCTTTTGCTCGGATCGAATATTTTCATGACCTTCGCCTGGTACGGCCATCTGAAATACAAGGCCGCGCCGCTCATAACCGTCATCCTCATCAGTTGGCTGATCGCCTTTTTCGAATACTGCCTGCAGGTTCCGGCCAACCGCATCGGCCACGCCCATTTCTCCGCCGCCGAACTCAAGACGATGCAGGAAGTGATTACGCTCCTCGTGTTTATGGTGTTCTCGGTCCTCTATCTGGGCGAGCAGGTGCAGTGGAATCACATCGTGGGATTTGCCTTCATCGTCGCAGGCGCGTTTTTTGTGTTCCACAAGTGGGTTTAAACAGCATTATCTCAATACTAACGACATAAAAAAATTAGATAAAAGGCCTATAATTATTATCGCGCTCGTAACAAAGGATCCCAAATTCAAGGCATGAACAACTTCACCGATATGTCTACCGCGGTTCAGGAAAATTTTTGCAAACGCCTTACTGTATTTTAGGCAGAGACAAAAAAGAAGAACCAGCCCCAAAAAGAAAAAGTCTATAATACCTAGCGGATGGCGGCTATGAACAATAAGTCCCATAGAATCAAAATAGAAAAAAATAAGATTTAATAATAGAAAAAAAGTAAACAAAGGAAAAAGCTTTAAAGAAAACCCGGATCGTTTTTTTCCCACAACTCCCTTGCATAAAAAACCAAGAGAAAGAACATCTTCAATAACGGCGACAGGATTCTTGACGGACCAGAATACGATATGCTTGGGATACTCGGCCACATTATGTTGAATGAGAACACCGCGTCGAAAAGTCTCCAAGTTTACCACTTGTTCCGGTGAAAAACTGTAGGTGCCAAAAATCAAAACTCTGAGGGTAACCTTGTTTTTTTTTGCTTTTAAAGTTGCAAAAGGCCAAGTGGCATTCGCTAAACCAATGCGTGCACCACCTAAAAAAGAGATTTCATCCTCCCATTCATAGGTAAATTCGTTCATATCAAAACCACTTCATTTTTTTGAACACCGCGATCTGCAGCCCCACGACCCCCGCAACGATGAGGAGGAAAATCCAGAACGCGAAAGGGTTCTCCGCCCCTGGAATCCCAGCAACGTTCATCCCCAAAAGTCCGGTCATGAAATGCAGCGGCAGAAAAATCGCCGCGATCACGGACAGCACATACATATTGTGGTTCATCCGGTCGGAAAGCATATTGACCAGCTCGTCCTTGATGATCTGCGTCCGCTCACGCAGCGAGTCCAGATCCTCGATATACCGGATCACCCGGTCCAGCGTTTCCTGCAGCTGACGTTTGTGCAGCGCCTCGATCCACGGCAGCGGCGAACTCCGCAGTCCGATCAGCACATCCCGCTGCGGCAGAAGGTAGCGCTTATAGATAATCGCCTCCTTCCGCAGTTCGATGATCATCTGCCGCTCCTCGACTTCCGGACTCTCGATGATTTCTTCCTCCAGCGTATCCGTCCGCTCCTCGAGATCGTCGAGGACGGGTTCCATGCGCTCAAACATCTGATGCGTAAGCGCAGAAAGAAACGCACCCGCATTTTTCGGCCCCTTGCCGGAGCTGAGGGCTGCGGCGATATCCTCGACGGCCTTCACCGGGCGACGCTGGACGCTGATGATCCGGTAAGGGTCGATCCACAGCCGCAGCGAGACCATGTCCTCGGGATCGGCGTTAAGGTTGAAATTCATCCCGCGCAGGATCAAAAGCAGCCCGTCGGAATGCTCGACCATCCGTGGCCGTGTCTCCTCCGCCAGCAGGGCGTCGATAATCAGGGAGTCCAGATAATCGATCTCACGCGCCAGCCACTCCCGCGCCTTCTTGTTGCGGGCGTCGAGGTGAACCCAAGAGAGTTCGCGGCTTCTCACGGCCTCGGAGAGAATGCCGTTGCCAAGGGCTTCCGCCGTGCCATCGGGGAGGATTTTAAACGCGTGAAGGATGCCTTCGGGATTATCCATTGTTGATTAGTCCTTTCTGCGCGGCGGAGAAAAGCTCCATCACCTTTTCGAATTCGTTCGGGCTGATATGCAGGTCGCTCTGCGGGAAAGGGATGTCGATCTTCTCGTCCTTGAAACGGTCCCAGATCATCAGGCGCAGGTCGGTGGAAACATCATAGATGTCACGGATATTGCGGATAAAGATTCGCAGTTCAAACAAAAGGGCGCTGTCCCCGAAATCCTTGAAATAGACCGAAGTCGTCGGATGCGAGAGCACGGAAGGATGTTCCTTCGCGCATTCCAGAAGAATTTCGCGCACCCGCCGCGGGTCGGATTTATAGGAAACGCCGACAGGAATGACAACGCGCCCGATCCGGTCGTTATAGTTCCAGTTTTTGACCGCCGAGGAGATCAACTCCGAATTCGGCACGATAATGGATGTACGGTCGAACGTTTCGATCTCGGTGGCGCGAACGCTGATCTTCCTGACGATCCCCTCGCCGGAATTCAGGATCACCCAGTCCCCGACCTTTATGGGGCGTTCAAACAACAGGATCAGGCCGGAGACGAAATTGCCCACGATGCTCTGCAGTCCGAAACCTATACCTACGGAAAGTGCCCCAGCGATCAGTGCGAGGTTGCTCAGATCGAACCCGACCGCCGAGACGCCCGCCATCATGGCTACGCACAGGCCGAGATAGCCCAGAATTTGCACAAGGGATTGCCGGATGGAAGAGTCCAGACGCGTCTTGGGCAGGATTTTTTCCTTCAGCACACGCTGAAAAATCCGTGTGAAAAATAAAAGCAAAAGAAAGACGGATAGCCCGATCGCCATATTGGCGATCGAAATATTCACGTTGCCGATGCTGAACCCCCAAAAAGCATGGGTGGCCCAATCCTGCACTTCCTGCCAGTCCACGCCGATCAGTCCGGCAGCCAGCGGCAGGCAGAGGAAGAAAATCACTAGATCGAGCGTCAGGCTGAGCCAGAAAAGCATCAGCCGCTCGTCCTCCTTGCCCGACTCGGGATCAGGTTTGTGAAAAAGCCCGTCGATCTGTCGCAGGAAGGACCGGGCGGCCGAGCGGATCATCAGCATAAAGACAAGGAAGGACGCAAGAACGGTGAAACGCTCGAACACCATGCGCGTCAGGGCCGCGTAGCCGAAAAGGTTCGCAGCGAGAAGAAAAACGCCGATCCCGGCAAAAAGGAGAAAGCCCCATGGGGGAATAAGAAACTTCATACCCTTGCCGCAGGCGCGGAAAGCGAAAAGGGAACCGATAAAAATCACCGCGGCAAAAAGGCTGGTGACAAAGTAGCTCTGCAGGACGGCGATTTCCACTGCGGCGCCGACCGTTCCCCCGAACTCCAGCGCAATCTGGTCGATCGCGTAAAGAAAGGCCACGAAGCAGGACAGAAATTTTGTCACGGGGCGGATGATGCCCGCGACCGTAAGCCGTGCGGTGACGATAAAACTGAAAATCAGAAAGCACGACAGCAGGATCAACTGGTTGGAAAAGGCGAGATTATTCTCGTGAATCACACCCTGCGCGACAAAAGACTGGTGGATGAACGAAAACCCGACCAGAGTGATCACCATGCTGACCAGGGAGGACAGGGAGGCTTTGGCAAATCGGCTCTCCTGACCTTGTTGAGGGCTTTCCGTGATTTTCCGGGTCAGGGACCGCAGGGACAAGACTCTGACAAGGATAAGCACGGCGATAAAAGCAAAGATCGTGGCAATCAAAGCAGCATAAGAAGGATTCTGCTGCCGGATCGTTTCAAGAGAGGAACTAAGAGTTGCATATTGTGTTTCTATATTTTCTTTGGCGGCGGCCCAAAGCTCCGGGGCAAAGGGGGAGGGCTGCTTCTCCAGAATCCGGCTGAGAAACTTATCCCTGCGAAGCGTCACAATGCGTTCCTGAAGCCGCAGGGATTTGGAAATCAGGGCGTCTGCCTGAATCGCCAATCCTTCAAGCGCACTGGATTGTTCGCTGAGTTGTGTGCGAAGCTGCTGGATATTCTCAGGTTCGGGGATGAAGGGAACCCCTTCAACCGACTGGGGAGGCGATCCAAGGTCATTGAGATCGGCAAGAATGGCGTCTCGCGCAGGCTTGATGGAATCCGCCAAGGCCTGAACTTCAGCCCTTAAATCTTTTATGGTTTGACGCTTTTCAAGGAGCGTAGGGGTTTCAAGAGAATCACTGTTGAAAAGAGCCTCAAGTTCCTCGAACTGCTTCTGTTTCTCGGTCAGAGTTTCATGCAGCTTCTCGGGGGCGTTGGCAGTCTGTGCCAAAGCATGAAAAAACATGAAAGGGCAGAAAAACACGAGTGCAGTAACCAGAAAGAAGTGCCGAAAAGACATATTTTAATATCCGGGGGAAAAATCAGAAATCATTGTGCCTTTTTTTAGAAGGGTCGCAAGAAATATACTTTAAAATTTACTGCAAGTCCCAGCAAAGCATAAACCGAAAACCCACATCATTTACATAAAAAATATTACTTTAAATAATCGCCAGACTGGGAAAGAGAGCATTTGCAAAGTGATTCCAAATAAGACATGATGAGGGCGCAAGTTTCATAGGCTTGGCAAAAGCCTTATCATATAAAATAATATATTGGACTGACAGGAGAAACAAAATGTCGAATAATCCGAACAACTACCCCGACCCTCAAAGCCCGGAAGGAAAAAGCCGAGCTGGACGGCTCTATTTCTCTCTGCTTGTTGTTTTGTTTATTTTTCTCGGAACGGTCATTTTGATCCACCAGTTTGGAAACAATATTGTAGAAAAAGTTCAGCTTATAAAGTTTATACCGATTGCTCAAAAGGCTCCCCCGGCGGAAGCAGTTGAGGGCCAGGGCGAGGCTGCGGTAACCCAGACGGAAGGAGCAGATTCGGCTGCCGACGCGGAACAGTCTTCGGAAGGACAGACGCAGACCGCCGAAACCCCCTCTGAAAGCGAAGCGCCTGCTCAAGAAGCTCCTGCTCAAGAAGCTCCTGCGGATGGAGAGCCCGCACCCGAAGAGGGCGCACACTAACCAACGGTATCAGGAACAGAAAAAGCCGGAAATTTCCGGCTTTTTTAATATCTTGACGAATGAGGTATCCAAAAAATTCATATAACAGCATTGACTTTAGAGCTTAAAGCTTTGCTCCCAAGCTTTGTGTAATCCTTGTCCGCCTCGTAGGCGATCCGTCGGCCTACAGGATCGGAAAGCGCAGCCCGCAGATAGCCCAGCATCCGCGGTGCGGCAAAAAGCACCAGCTTCTCGAAAGCCTCCGCCTTCACGGCCTCTTCAAGAAAAACGGCCAAATCCTTGGCAAAGAGCACAGCATCCTGCCGTCCGGCCTCCATATGCGGCTCGTATTTATGCA
The sequence above is drawn from the Alphaproteobacteria bacterium genome and encodes:
- a CDS encoding DMT family protein codes for the protein MIPAPVFTILLLLGSNIFMTFAWYGHLKYKAAPLITVILISWLIAFFEYCLQVPANRIGHAHFSAAELKTMQEVITLLVFMVFSVLYLGEQVQWNHIVGFAFIVAGAFFVFHKWV
- a CDS encoding zinc transporter ZntB — encoded protein: MDNPEGILHAFKILPDGTAEALGNGILSEAVRSRELSWVHLDARNKKAREWLAREIDYLDSLIIDALLAEETRPRMVEHSDGLLLILRGMNFNLNADPEDMVSLRLWIDPYRIISVQRRPVKAVEDIAAALSSGKGPKNAGAFLSALTHQMFERMEPVLDDLEERTDTLEEEIIESPEVEERQMIIELRKEAIIYKRYLLPQRDVLIGLRSSPLPWIEALHKRQLQETLDRVIRYIEDLDSLRERTQIIKDELVNMLSDRMNHNMYVLSVIAAIFLPLHFMTGLLGMNVAGIPGAENPFAFWIFLLIVAGVVGLQIAVFKKMKWF
- a CDS encoding mechanosensitive ion channel family protein, which gives rise to MSFRHFFLVTALVFFCPFMFFHALAQTANAPEKLHETLTEKQKQFEELEALFNSDSLETPTLLEKRQTIKDLRAEVQALADSIKPARDAILADLNDLGSPPQSVEGVPFIPEPENIQQLRTQLSEQSSALEGLAIQADALISKSLRLQERIVTLRRDKFLSRILEKQPSPFAPELWAAAKENIETQYATLSSSLETIRQQNPSYAALIATIFAFIAVLILVRVLSLRSLTRKITESPQQGQESRFAKASLSSLVSMVITLVGFSFIHQSFVAQGVIHENNLAFSNQLILLSCFLIFSFIVTARLTVAGIIRPVTKFLSCFVAFLYAIDQIALEFGGTVGAAVEIAVLQSYFVTSLFAAVIFIGSLFAFRACGKGMKFLIPPWGFLLFAGIGVFLLAANLFGYAALTRMVFERFTVLASFLVFMLMIRSAARSFLRQIDGLFHKPDPESGKEDERLMLFWLSLTLDLVIFFLCLPLAAGLIGVDWQEVQDWATHAFWGFSIGNVNISIANMAIGLSVFLLLLFFTRIFQRVLKEKILPKTRLDSSIRQSLVQILGYLGLCVAMMAGVSAVGFDLSNLALIAGALSVGIGFGLQSIVGNFVSGLILLFERPIKVGDWVILNSGEGIVRKISVRATEIETFDRTSIIVPNSELISSAVKNWNYNDRIGRVVIPVGVSYKSDPRRVREILLECAKEHPSVLSHPTTSVYFKDFGDSALLFELRIFIRNIRDIYDVSTDLRLMIWDRFKDEKIDIPFPQSDLHISPNEFEKVMELFSAAQKGLINNG
- a CDS encoding host attachment protein, translating into MKLTGPLFEQGFSAAEAEATLLRGQKPPRLWVITADEGIAKFFRRESGRLILIGEAVPEESLQGDLSNANVGRVVSSGGGGTVMHKYEPHMEAGRQDAVLFAKDLAVFLEEAVKAEAFEKLVLFAAPRMLGYLRAALSDPVGRRIAYEADKDYTKLGSKALSSKVNAVI